In Oncorhynchus nerka isolate Pitt River linkage group LG26, Oner_Uvic_2.0, whole genome shotgun sequence, one DNA window encodes the following:
- the LOC115123965 gene encoding noelin-2-like isoform X3: MCNRDPRSRQLRQLMEKVQNITQSMELLDLRTNRDLQYVRNTESLMKAVDVKLKTASDNPRSLNPKSLQELKDKVTQLLPLLPVLEQYKTDARQISRVREEVRNLSLVLMAIQEEMGAYDYEELRHRVLLLETRLHSCMQKLGCGKLTGVSNPITIRASGSRFGSWMTDTMIPSSDNRVWSMDGYFKGRRVLEYRTLNDFMKGQNFVQHLLPHPWAGTGHVVYNGSLYYNKYQSNIIIKYHFRSRSVLVQRSLSGAGYNNTFPYSWGGSSDIDLMADENGLWAVYTTIPNAGNIVISRLEPQSLEVLQTWDTGFPKRSAGESFMICSTLYVTNSHLAGAKIYFAYYTNSSSYEYTDIPFHNQYSHISMMDYNPRERVLYTWNNGHQVLYNVTLFQVIKTAGD; encoded by the exons GTCCAGAACATCACCCAGTCCATGGAGTTGCTGGACCTGCGGACCAACAGGGACCTTCAGTATGTGAGGAACACAGAGAGCCTGATGAAGGCTGTAGATGTCAAGCTGAAGACTGCCTCAGACAACCCCCGAAGCCTCAACCCCAAGAGCTTACAG GAGTTGAAGGACAAGGTGACCCAGCTGCTCCCCCTACTGCCGGTGTTGGAGCAGTACAAGACGGACGCCCGTCAGATCAGCCgggtgagggaggaggtgagaaacCTGTCGCTGGTGCTCATGGCCATCCAGGAGGAGATGGGAGCCTACGACTACGAGGAGCTGAGACACAGGGTCCTGCTGCTGGAGACCAGGCTCCACTCCTGCATGCAGAAACTGG gCTGTGGGAAGTTGACCGGCGTCAGTAACCCCATCACCATCCGTGCGTCAGGGTCAAGATTCGGGTCCTGGATGACTGACACCATGATCCCTAGTTCAGACAACCGG gtgtggtCCATGGATGGCTACTTTAAAGGTCGTCGTGTCCTGGAGTACCGCACCCTAAACGACTTCATGAAAGGCCAGAACTTCGTTCAGCACCTGCTGCCCCACCCCTGGGCGGGGACCGGCCACGTGGTCTACAACGGCTCCCTGTACTACAACAAGTACCAGAGCAACATCATCATCAAGTACCACTTCAGGTCCCGCAGTGTTCTGGTGCAGCGCAGTCTCAGTGGGGCCGGCTACAACAACACCTTCCCCTACTCCTGGGGAGGTTCCTCAGACATCGACCTGATGGCAGACGAGAACGGCCTGTGGGCCGTCTACACCACCATCCCCAACGCCGGCAACATCGTCATCAGCCGCCTGGAGCCGCAGAGCCTGGAGGTGCTGCAGACGTGGGACACAGGGTTCCCCAAGCGTAGCGCTGGAGAGTCTTTCATGATCTGTAGCACGCTGTACGTCACCAACTCCCACCTGGCCGGGGCTAAGATCTACTTCGCCTACTACACCAACTCCTCTAGCTACGAGTACACAGACATCCCCTTCCATAACCAGTACTCCCACATCTCCATGATGGACTATAACCCCAGGGAGAGGGTGCTGTACACCTGGAACAACGGACACCAGGTGCTCTACAACGTCACTCTGTTCCAGGTCATTAAGACCGCTGGGGACTAG